A genomic stretch from Flavobacterium sp. KS-LB2 includes:
- a CDS encoding glucoamylase family protein: MKKYVYGLLFFNFFISCSSSTPEGKGGGTPLPTSPTVPTVPLTDTEAMDQVQKDAIKYFWDYAETNSKLARERYLTEDPSFEANIVTTGGSGFGLMTLIVGIERGFIPRSEAVSRLTTAMMFLEKADRFHGAWPHWINGTTGKVIPFGTKDNGGDLVETAFLCQGLLTVREYFKNGNTAEKALATKADDLWKGVEWDWYTKGENAMYWHWSPNYGWEMNFKLEGYNECLITYVMGAASPTHPIPAAAYHQAWARNGAIANGSSQYGIPVIFNYNGATGNVGPLFWAQYSYLGMDPRGLTDTYANYWTLTQNHSKIINQYCIANPKQWAGYSDKCWGLTASYTRNTDGSTGYTAHQPLNDTGVITPTAALSSFPFTPVESMKFLHYLYDEKKSSLVGIAGPYDAFSPHYNWVTPRYLAIDQGTIVPMIENHRTGLIWKLFMQAPEVKVGLKTLGFSSTQYGF, encoded by the coding sequence ATGAAAAAGTACGTATACGGATTATTATTTTTTAATTTTTTTATCTCTTGTTCCTCTTCAACGCCCGAAGGTAAAGGAGGTGGCACGCCATTGCCTACAAGTCCGACAGTGCCCACAGTTCCTTTGACTGATACAGAAGCGATGGATCAAGTCCAAAAAGATGCTATCAAATATTTTTGGGACTATGCCGAAACCAATTCGAAGTTAGCTCGAGAACGTTACCTGACTGAGGATCCTAGTTTTGAAGCCAATATCGTTACTACTGGAGGCTCTGGTTTTGGGTTAATGACCCTTATTGTAGGGATTGAGCGAGGTTTTATACCAAGATCCGAAGCTGTTTCTCGATTAACAACGGCTATGATGTTTTTAGAAAAAGCAGATCGATTTCACGGTGCTTGGCCACATTGGATTAATGGAACGACAGGAAAAGTAATTCCTTTTGGGACCAAAGATAATGGAGGTGACCTTGTTGAAACGGCTTTTTTATGCCAAGGATTATTAACAGTTAGAGAATATTTTAAAAACGGAAATACTGCTGAAAAAGCACTTGCTACCAAAGCAGATGATTTGTGGAAAGGCGTTGAATGGGATTGGTATACCAAAGGTGAAAATGCCATGTATTGGCACTGGTCTCCTAACTATGGTTGGGAAATGAATTTCAAATTAGAAGGTTACAACGAATGTTTGATTACTTATGTTATGGGTGCTGCTTCTCCAACACATCCAATTCCAGCAGCAGCGTATCATCAAGCTTGGGCTCGTAACGGTGCAATTGCAAACGGAAGTTCTCAATATGGAATACCAGTAATTTTTAATTATAACGGAGCTACAGGAAATGTTGGGCCTTTGTTTTGGGCACAATACTCTTATTTGGGAATGGATCCACGAGGACTAACGGATACGTATGCCAATTATTGGACACTGACACAAAACCACTCTAAAATCATCAATCAATATTGTATTGCTAATCCAAAACAATGGGCGGGTTATTCTGATAAATGTTGGGGACTTACCGCTAGCTATACCAGAAATACGGATGGATCTACTGGATATACCGCACATCAACCACTAAATGATACCGGAGTTATCACACCTACGGCTGCATTATCTTCATTTCCTTTTACACCAGTAGAGAGTATGAAGTTTTTACATTATTTATACGATGAAAAAAAGAGCTCGTTAGTTGGTATTGCAGGACCTTACGATGCCTTTTCGCCTCATTACAATTGGGTAACTCCACGTTATTTAGCCATTGATCAAGGGACTATTGTTCCCATGATTGAGAATCATCGTACAGGATTGATTTGGAAATTGTTTATGCAGGCACCTGAAGTAAAAGTAGGGTTAAAAACACTTGGTTTTTCATCTACTCAATATGGATTTTAA
- a CDS encoding LamG domain-containing protein has product MKKNKYIFLYASVLVSQFFVSCNEDSIDKVNAPIAYEAIGGYESSDDVAAANLITKFSFENSIADSKNGITGGVGTNVSYGNGIKGMAYKGSTSSFITYSTVASSVVDVKSITVSMWINTNPHTGGAQSLFMLPKTTDFWGNIFTLIEGTGPATTMLVKNHVQKDVTPSIAWSGQFIEHGGANVLPNMFGSWKHVVWTYSGASSTYSIYIDGKKLDLPASIAKRYASDPLAGGVGYGDLANSNVSKFIIGGYQQHLGAPWNAPDGWMLNYTGMMDEFRIYNAALSENEVVALYKLEKDNR; this is encoded by the coding sequence ATGAAAAAAAATAAATATATTTTCTTATATGCTTCTGTTTTAGTGTCACAATTTTTTGTGAGCTGTAACGAGGATAGTATAGATAAAGTTAATGCCCCAATTGCTTATGAAGCAATTGGTGGTTATGAAAGTTCAGATGATGTGGCTGCTGCTAACTTAATTACTAAATTTAGTTTTGAGAATAGCATTGCCGATTCCAAAAATGGAATCACCGGTGGAGTAGGAACTAATGTGTCCTATGGAAACGGAATAAAAGGCATGGCCTACAAAGGATCTACAAGTTCTTTCATTACCTACAGCACAGTGGCTAGCTCTGTAGTAGATGTAAAAAGTATCACGGTTTCGATGTGGATTAATACCAATCCACACACAGGTGGTGCGCAGTCTTTATTTATGTTACCTAAAACAACAGATTTTTGGGGGAATATTTTCACTTTAATCGAAGGAACGGGCCCAGCAACAACAATGTTAGTCAAAAATCACGTTCAAAAAGATGTAACGCCAAGTATTGCGTGGTCTGGTCAGTTTATAGAGCATGGTGGCGCTAATGTTTTACCTAATATGTTTGGTAGTTGGAAACATGTCGTTTGGACCTACAGCGGTGCAAGTTCTACCTACAGCATCTACATTGATGGTAAAAAATTAGATTTACCAGCCTCAATTGCTAAGCGATATGCAAGTGATCCTCTTGCCGGTGGTGTAGGGTATGGCGATCTTGCCAATTCGAATGTTTCAAAGTTCATTATTGGAGGATACCAACAGCATTTAGGTGCGCCATGGAATGCACCTGATGGGTGGATGTTGAATTATACAGGTATGATGGATGAATTCAGGATATACAATGCTGCTCTTTCAGAAAATGAAGTGGTTGCTTTGTATAAATTAGAAAAGGACAACAGATAA
- a CDS encoding RagB/SusD family nutrient uptake outer membrane protein: MKKIYISIFALSAYFFSGCSNDYLDVDQTEAISTKDIELFNNDAGAATFVTAIYSKFLDWNLTSFSWIGLSSIASDDADKGSSPGDTGSDKDLMDALTYNPSSPSTSEIFAANYEGINRCNQALNIIPQLDKADSALRARLLGEAKFLRAFMYFTLVKTYGGVPIVDHLPNPSSEEDRIMQLTRKSSAEVYAFIENDLNDAIAALPNKSEYPAAEKGRASKGAAYALLAKINLYQKNWQRVVDNCNLVTGYAIVSDYASMYKLAGENDAESIFEIQGTGSVPAKGISGYSNTQGARGAGGWGWGFNTPSQSLVNAYETGDVRKNATIIFRGTTLYDGRVVPFTVENERYNYKAYSSAFTDGWETDVNIKYLRYAEVLLMKAEALNELGQTTAAIPLLNQIRTRAGLGNTTAVSQGDVRTAIWKERRVEMAFEHDRFFDLVRTGQAVAAFAIDGKTFVAGKHELFPLPQAFINQAGGLSAQNPNY; this comes from the coding sequence ATGAAAAAGATATATATATCCATTTTTGCGCTATCCGCATACTTTTTTTCGGGATGTTCAAACGACTATTTAGACGTAGATCAAACAGAGGCTATTTCTACAAAAGATATTGAATTGTTCAATAATGATGCTGGAGCAGCCACTTTTGTAACGGCAATCTACAGTAAATTTTTAGACTGGAACTTGACTTCATTTTCATGGATTGGATTGTCAAGTATTGCTTCTGATGACGCTGACAAAGGATCGTCTCCAGGAGATACTGGTTCTGATAAAGATTTAATGGATGCTTTAACATACAATCCTTCTTCACCATCTACCAGTGAGATTTTTGCAGCAAATTACGAAGGAATTAATAGATGCAATCAAGCCTTAAATATCATTCCACAATTAGATAAAGCAGATTCCGCTTTACGCGCACGATTATTGGGAGAAGCTAAGTTCTTGAGAGCTTTTATGTATTTCACTTTGGTGAAAACCTACGGAGGTGTTCCTATTGTGGATCATTTACCAAATCCGTCTTCAGAGGAGGATAGAATTATGCAATTAACGCGTAAATCAAGTGCAGAAGTATATGCTTTTATCGAAAATGATTTGAATGATGCTATTGCGGCATTGCCTAATAAATCAGAATATCCTGCTGCTGAAAAAGGAAGAGCTTCTAAAGGAGCAGCCTACGCTTTATTGGCAAAAATAAATTTGTACCAAAAAAACTGGCAGAGAGTAGTGGACAACTGTAATTTAGTTACTGGCTATGCTATTGTTTCTGATTACGCATCGATGTATAAATTGGCAGGAGAGAATGATGCCGAATCTATTTTTGAAATTCAAGGAACGGGTTCTGTGCCAGCCAAAGGAATTTCGGGATACTCTAATACACAAGGTGCTCGTGGTGCTGGTGGATGGGGCTGGGGTTTCAATACGCCTTCTCAAAGTTTAGTAAATGCATATGAAACGGGCGATGTTCGAAAAAATGCAACCATTATTTTTAGAGGAACAACCTTGTATGATGGTAGAGTGGTACCTTTTACAGTTGAAAACGAACGATACAATTACAAAGCGTATTCTTCTGCTTTTACAGATGGTTGGGAGACGGATGTCAATATCAAATACTTGAGATATGCTGAGGTTTTATTAATGAAAGCAGAAGCGCTAAATGAATTAGGACAAACTACAGCAGCGATTCCGTTGTTGAATCAAATTAGAACAAGAGCAGGATTAGGAAATACAACTGCTGTTTCTCAAGGTGATGTTCGAACTGCAATTTGGAAAGAAAGAAGAGTGGAAATGGCATTTGAGCACGATAGATTTTTTGACTTAGTGCGCACAGGGCAAGCAGTAGCTGCATTTGCTATTGACGGAAAAACATTTGTTGCAGGCAAACATGAATTGTTCCCATTGCCACAAGCGTTTATAAATCAAGCAGGCGGATTATCAGCTCAAAATCCTAATTATTAA